In Bradyrhizobium sp. 1(2017), one DNA window encodes the following:
- a CDS encoding antibiotic biosynthesis monooxygenase family protein → MFIAMNRFQVKLGSEAAFETVWRTRESYLGSMAGFIEFHLLKGPVLEDHTLYSSHTVWVDKAAFEAWTRSEEFRRAHARADNKTGESLYLGHPKFEGFEVIMTERKANAAA, encoded by the coding sequence ATGTTCATCGCAATGAATCGTTTTCAGGTGAAGCTCGGTTCCGAAGCCGCGTTCGAGACCGTCTGGCGCACCCGGGAGTCCTATCTCGGTAGCATGGCCGGCTTCATTGAATTCCATCTGCTCAAAGGACCGGTGCTCGAGGACCATACGCTGTATTCCTCGCACACGGTGTGGGTCGACAAGGCTGCTTTCGAAGCCTGGACGCGCTCGGAGGAATTCCGCCGCGCGCATGCGCGTGCCGACAACAAGACCGGCGAAAGCCTCTATCTCGGCCATCCCAAGTTCGAAGGGTTCGAGGTCATCATGACCGAGCGCAAGGCGAACGCGGCCGCCTGA
- a CDS encoding TonB family protein gives MAAANAFALHQPLGEAETARWSASAAVIVALHIAAALLATNWLKQVPDEGVNMPAILIDMTPETSAPQSTPLDIAPGPLMQQADASPPEPEQQQAVEEMIPPTPPQEKPDVVAPPEQKLEPSPPKPEPAKTAPVQKPAPEKPKVVRPDARKPSDAPPAPRTSAPPRAEREAPLASAVNAGSVASTMATYNQRVRAHLMRFHQYPASANGQKGVVTLNLTLGRAGQVLSSRIGGSSGVAVLDAQAMAMVRQAQPFPPVPAEITYATMNIKVGVKFGDR, from the coding sequence ATGGCCGCCGCTAACGCGTTTGCCCTGCACCAGCCGCTCGGCGAGGCGGAGACCGCGCGCTGGAGCGCCTCGGCGGCGGTGATCGTGGCGTTGCACATTGCCGCCGCACTGCTCGCGACGAATTGGCTGAAGCAGGTGCCGGACGAGGGCGTCAACATGCCGGCCATCCTGATCGACATGACGCCGGAGACGTCGGCGCCGCAGTCGACGCCGCTCGACATCGCGCCGGGACCCCTGATGCAGCAGGCGGATGCGTCGCCGCCCGAGCCGGAGCAGCAGCAAGCCGTCGAGGAGATGATTCCGCCGACGCCGCCGCAGGAGAAGCCGGACGTCGTCGCTCCACCGGAGCAGAAGCTCGAGCCGAGCCCGCCGAAGCCCGAGCCCGCGAAAACTGCGCCGGTGCAGAAGCCTGCTCCGGAGAAGCCCAAGGTAGTGCGGCCCGACGCCCGGAAGCCGTCGGATGCGCCTCCCGCGCCCCGCACCAGCGCACCGCCGCGGGCGGAGCGCGAAGCGCCGCTGGCATCGGCCGTGAATGCGGGCTCGGTGGCATCGACGATGGCGACCTACAATCAGCGCGTCCGAGCGCATCTCATGCGCTTCCACCAGTACCCGGCGAGCGCCAACGGACAGAAGGGCGTGGTCACGCTGAACCTCACCCTCGGTCGCGCTGGGCAGGTCTTGTCCAGCCGCATCGGCGGCTCTTCGGGCGTGGCGGTCCTCGATGCTCAGGCCATGGCCATGGTGCGCCAGGCCCAGCCATTCCCACCGGTGCCAGCCGAGATCACCTATGCGACGATGAACATCAAGGTCGGGGTGAAGTTCGGGGATCGGTGA
- the exbD gene encoding TonB system transport protein ExbD, which yields MAAKLGASKLGSRGDASDLDVTHEINVTPFIDVMLVLLIIFMVAAPLATVDIGVDLPATAAEPAPRPDKPVFVTVKSDLSIAIGEETVARDALGTSLTAATKGRKDERIYLRADKAVSYGDLMEVMNSLRNAGYLKVALVGLDGRS from the coding sequence ATGGCCGCAAAGCTCGGCGCATCGAAGCTCGGCTCGCGCGGCGACGCGAGCGATCTCGACGTCACCCACGAGATCAACGTCACGCCGTTCATCGATGTAATGCTGGTGCTTCTGATCATCTTCATGGTGGCCGCACCGCTCGCCACGGTCGACATCGGCGTCGATCTGCCGGCGACCGCCGCCGAGCCCGCGCCGCGGCCGGACAAGCCGGTCTTCGTCACCGTGAAGTCGGATCTTTCGATCGCGATTGGCGAGGAGACCGTGGCCCGCGATGCGCTCGGCACCTCGCTCACCGCCGCCACCAAGGGCCGCAAGGACGAGCGCATCTATCTGCGCGCCGACAAGGCCGTCTCCTATGGCGACTTGATGGAGGTGATGAACAGCCTGCGCAATGCCGGCTATCTCAAGGTCGCCCTCGTCGGCCTCGACGGACGCAGCTGA
- a CDS encoding ABC transporter substrate-binding protein encodes MRNDITRRDALALGLSAATLAATGAAAQTSSTIKAADVAAPKRDIEKGASLRMLRPVRFVQADEDVFRANVAKFTKETGVEVKVDFVGWEDINQQTAVTSNSGAGPDIIIGFSDAPHIYVDKLVELTDVADYLGKKYGGWQNLAKAYGKKAKSETWIGLPFGATAGPLIYRKSVLKSVGFDKAPDDLPGFMDLCKKLHKAGKPAGFALGNAVGDGNGFADWMMWAHNAALLDEEGNVTINSKETIAALNYVKELYPTFIAGTPSWNDVSNNRAYSSQEIGLTANGVSLYFSLKNDPATAAIAEDSEHQLLPKGLAAAAPMSGLTLNAMVFKHSQYPNAAKALLQYMLEKDQYEPWLNANSGYWSQPLAAYADAAVWKGDPKVAIFKDTMNSKYYAGYKGPISTATGAVRADYVTVQMFASVATGAATPEAAAAEAEQRCKRYFRRQNR; translated from the coding sequence ATGAGGAACGACATCACCCGTCGTGATGCCTTGGCGCTGGGCCTATCCGCTGCAACGCTCGCGGCCACTGGTGCTGCAGCGCAAACGTCATCGACGATCAAAGCGGCCGATGTGGCGGCGCCCAAGCGCGACATCGAGAAGGGCGCATCCTTGCGCATGCTGCGCCCGGTGCGCTTCGTCCAGGCCGACGAGGACGTGTTCCGCGCCAATGTGGCAAAGTTCACCAAGGAGACCGGGGTCGAGGTCAAGGTCGACTTCGTCGGCTGGGAAGACATCAACCAGCAGACCGCGGTGACCTCGAATTCCGGCGCCGGCCCCGACATCATCATCGGCTTCTCCGATGCCCCGCACATCTATGTCGACAAGCTGGTCGAGCTCACCGACGTCGCCGACTATCTCGGCAAGAAGTACGGCGGCTGGCAGAATCTTGCCAAAGCCTACGGCAAGAAGGCCAAGAGCGAGACCTGGATCGGGCTACCGTTCGGCGCCACCGCCGGCCCCCTGATCTATCGCAAGTCCGTGCTCAAATCCGTCGGGTTCGACAAGGCGCCGGACGACCTTCCCGGCTTCATGGACCTCTGCAAGAAGCTGCACAAGGCTGGCAAGCCCGCAGGCTTTGCACTGGGCAATGCCGTCGGCGACGGCAACGGCTTTGCGGACTGGATGATGTGGGCGCACAACGCCGCATTGCTGGATGAGGAAGGCAATGTCACCATCAACAGCAAGGAGACGATCGCCGCGCTCAACTACGTGAAGGAGCTTTATCCGACCTTCATTGCCGGCACGCCCTCCTGGAACGACGTCAGCAACAACCGCGCGTATTCCTCGCAGGAAATCGGGCTGACGGCGAACGGCGTCTCGCTGTATTTCTCGCTGAAGAATGATCCCGCGACCGCCGCCATCGCCGAAGATTCCGAACATCAGCTGCTGCCGAAGGGTCTTGCGGCGGCCGCGCCGATGTCGGGACTGACGCTGAATGCCATGGTGTTCAAGCACAGCCAGTATCCGAATGCCGCGAAGGCGCTCCTGCAATACATGCTGGAAAAGGACCAGTACGAGCCCTGGCTCAACGCCAATAGCGGATATTGGTCGCAGCCGCTGGCCGCCTATGCCGATGCAGCCGTCTGGAAGGGCGATCCCAAGGTGGCGATCTTCAAGGACACCATGAACAGCAAGTATTATGCCGGCTACAAGGGGCCGATCTCGACTGCGACGGGTGCAGTTCGCGCGGATTATGTGACGGTGCAGATGTTCGCTTCGGTGGCGACCGGTGCGGCAACACCCGAAGCCGCGGCTGCGGAGGCGGAGCAGCGCTGCAAGCGATACTTCCGGCGGCAAAACCGGTAA
- the exbB gene encoding tonB-system energizer ExbB: MQGIRGLRHVIPAIALAFAPAPAFALDEALLPRNLSPWGMFVGADIIVKTVMVGLAVASLVTWTVWLAKTIELRRKGALALQRTRALEANMTLADAAARTGEAHDAVAQLIQSCAREAELSGGVLDDGLQERVALRLERVEAAMSRQIARGTGVLATIGATAPFVGLFGTVWGIMNSFIGISESHTTSLAVVAPGIAEALLATALGLVAAIPAVVIYNHLVRGIANYRALLGDASAQLMLLVSRQRDHRGFRLARAAE; encoded by the coding sequence ATGCAGGGCATTCGTGGGCTTCGGCATGTGATCCCAGCTATCGCGTTGGCGTTCGCACCGGCACCGGCCTTCGCGCTCGACGAAGCGCTGTTGCCGCGCAATCTGTCGCCCTGGGGCATGTTCGTCGGCGCGGACATCATCGTGAAGACGGTGATGGTCGGCCTTGCCGTCGCCTCGCTGGTGACCTGGACGGTGTGGCTCGCCAAGACCATCGAGCTCCGCCGCAAGGGCGCGCTCGCCTTGCAGCGAACGCGGGCGCTCGAAGCCAACATGACACTCGCTGACGCCGCGGCGCGGACCGGAGAGGCGCATGATGCGGTTGCCCAGCTCATCCAGTCCTGCGCCAGGGAAGCCGAGCTCTCCGGTGGCGTCCTCGACGACGGCCTGCAGGAGCGCGTCGCGCTGCGGCTCGAGCGGGTCGAGGCGGCGATGTCGAGGCAGATCGCGCGCGGCACCGGCGTGCTCGCGACCATCGGCGCCACCGCGCCGTTCGTCGGCCTGTTCGGCACCGTCTGGGGCATCATGAATTCCTTCATCGGCATCTCCGAGAGCCATACCACCAGCCTTGCCGTCGTCGCGCCCGGCATCGCGGAGGCGCTGCTCGCCACCGCGCTCGGGCTCGTCGCCGCGATCCCGGCGGTCGTGATCTACAATCACCTCGTCCGCGGCATTGCCAATTACCGCGCGCTGCTCGGCGACGCCTCGGCGCAACTCATGCTGCTGGTGAGCCGCCAGCGCGACCACAGGGGATTCCGCTTGGCGCGGGCGGCGGAGTAG
- a CDS encoding C-terminal binding protein codes for MPKYRVVTPKGASFTVAGSDYSFEREALDPIDAEIVEAPADEAGFIAAAKSADAIYAKGIPITKTIIDALEGCKVITLGSVGVDSVDVKAATARGIPVTNIPDTFIEEVADHAMMLLLAGFRRLVEQDRMVRDGRWAEGRPALLKVPRLMGQTLGFISFGRVARAVAKRAAPFGLRMMAYDPFIQETLMYDHGVVPATLNEVLSQSDFVSMHAPARPEVHHMLTEKHFRQMKKGSIFINTGRGATVDEESLIKALQEGWIAHAALDVLEKEPPSHNNPLLGMENVTLTAHVASASARFDEARKRRVGYELSLVLQGMWPVSCVNPSVLQSTALRRWQPVSMDRGPNS; via the coding sequence ATGCCGAAATACAGGGTGGTGACGCCGAAGGGCGCGAGCTTCACGGTCGCAGGCAGCGACTATTCCTTTGAGCGCGAAGCGCTCGATCCGATCGATGCCGAGATCGTCGAGGCGCCGGCCGACGAGGCCGGATTCATCGCCGCCGCCAAATCCGCCGACGCCATCTACGCCAAGGGCATTCCGATCACCAAGACGATCATCGACGCGCTCGAGGGCTGCAAGGTCATCACGCTCGGCTCGGTCGGCGTCGACAGCGTCGACGTCAAGGCTGCCACCGCCCGCGGCATTCCCGTCACAAATATCCCCGACACATTCATCGAGGAGGTCGCCGACCACGCCATGATGCTGCTGCTCGCGGGCTTCCGCCGCCTGGTCGAGCAGGACCGCATGGTGCGTGACGGCCGCTGGGCCGAGGGCCGGCCGGCACTGCTCAAGGTTCCCCGGCTGATGGGCCAGACGCTCGGCTTCATCTCGTTCGGCCGTGTCGCGCGTGCGGTCGCGAAACGTGCGGCGCCCTTCGGCCTGCGCATGATGGCCTATGATCCCTTCATCCAGGAAACGCTGATGTACGACCACGGCGTGGTTCCGGCGACGCTGAACGAGGTGCTGTCGCAATCCGACTTCGTCTCGATGCACGCCCCTGCAAGGCCCGAGGTGCATCACATGCTGACCGAGAAGCACTTCCGGCAGATGAAGAAAGGCTCGATCTTCATCAACACCGGCCGCGGCGCCACGGTGGACGAGGAGAGCCTGATCAAGGCGTTGCAGGAGGGCTGGATCGCGCATGCCGCCCTGGACGTGCTGGAGAAGGAACCGCCCTCGCACAACAATCCGCTGCTCGGCATGGAAAACGTGACCCTGACCGCCCACGTCGCCTCGGCCTCGGCACGGTTCGACGAGGCGCGCAAGCGCCGCGTGGGCTACGAATTGTCACTGGTGCTTCAGGGCATGTGGCCGGTAAGCTGCGTCAATCCGTCGGTGCTGCAAAGCACCGCGCTCCGCCGCTGGCAGCCTGTCAGCATGGATCGCGGGCCGAACAGCTAG
- a CDS encoding esterase-like activity of phytase family protein, translated as MRATFLSTVATIILTASSALAQSEGEFPAKLAGHVVMPAATFIDAPADAPADLKTSGKYTTGKRVDALGTVMGKSYERATGVSLPFKGQPLQGHSGIKTMPDGTFWVITDNGMGARANSPDSMLYLNRYKMDWASGKIERQETIFLHDPDKKVPFRIVHEDTQKRYLTGSDFDTEGFQIIGDTFWIGDEFGPYILKADKTGKILGVFDTVADGKPVRSPDNWAVGTPAAPGATYTNVNLRRSKGYEGFASSKDGKFLYGLLEGPLWDADKKDWEKVDGKESARILEFDVAAEKFTGRYWQYVFEQNGNAIGDFNMIDQASGLIIERDNGEGTADKACPQGTRGDNCFPDLAKFKRVYKIELTDANVGKPVRKIGYIDLMKIKDPDKKARKPLNDGVYTFPFFTIENVDRVDDTHIIVGNDNNLPFSSSRDPNKADDDEFMLLEVADFLKAK; from the coding sequence ATGCGCGCCACTTTTCTCAGCACCGTCGCAACGATCATTCTCACCGCGAGCTCGGCTCTCGCGCAGAGCGAAGGTGAATTCCCGGCCAAGCTTGCCGGTCACGTGGTGATGCCGGCCGCGACCTTCATCGACGCACCGGCTGACGCGCCCGCTGACCTCAAGACCTCGGGCAAATACACCACGGGCAAGCGCGTCGACGCGCTCGGCACCGTGATGGGCAAGTCCTACGAACGGGCGACCGGGGTGTCGCTGCCGTTCAAGGGCCAGCCGCTGCAGGGCCATTCCGGCATCAAGACCATGCCCGACGGCACCTTCTGGGTGATCACCGACAACGGCATGGGCGCCCGCGCCAACTCGCCGGACTCGATGCTCTACCTGAACCGCTACAAGATGGACTGGGCGAGCGGCAAGATCGAGCGGCAGGAGACCATCTTCCTGCACGATCCCGACAAGAAGGTGCCCTTCCGCATCGTGCACGAGGACACGCAGAAGCGTTACCTCACGGGCTCGGATTTCGACACCGAGGGCTTCCAGATCATCGGCGACACCTTCTGGATCGGCGACGAGTTCGGCCCCTACATCTTGAAGGCCGACAAGACCGGCAAGATCCTCGGCGTGTTCGATACGGTCGCCGACGGCAAGCCGGTGCGCTCGCCCGACAACTGGGCCGTGGGAACGCCGGCCGCGCCGGGGGCGACCTACACCAATGTCAACCTTCGCCGCTCCAAGGGCTATGAGGGCTTTGCTTCGTCCAAGGACGGGAAATTCCTCTACGGCCTGCTCGAAGGACCGCTGTGGGACGCCGACAAGAAGGACTGGGAGAAGGTCGACGGCAAGGAATCCGCCCGCATTCTCGAATTCGACGTCGCCGCCGAGAAATTCACCGGCCGCTACTGGCAATATGTGTTCGAGCAGAACGGCAATGCCATCGGCGACTTCAACATGATCGATCAGGCCTCCGGCCTCATCATCGAGCGTGACAACGGCGAAGGCACCGCCGACAAGGCCTGCCCGCAAGGCACCCGCGGCGACAACTGCTTCCCCGACCTTGCCAAGTTCAAGCGCGTCTACAAGATCGAGCTCACCGACGCCAATGTCGGCAAGCCCGTCCGCAAGATTGGCTATATCGACCTCATGAAGATCAAGGATCCCGACAAGAAGGCGAGGAAGCCGCTCAACGACGGCGTCTACACCTTCCCGTTCTTCACCATCGAGAACGTCGATCGCGTCGACGACACCCACATCATCGTCGGCAACGACAACAACCTGCCGTTCTCGTCCAGCCGCGATCCCAACAAGGCCGATGACGACGAGTTCATGCTGCTCGAGGTCGCGGACTTCCTGAAGGCGAAGTAA
- a CDS encoding carbohydrate ABC transporter permease: protein MTDTVAQPAVADAKAAPDTMAWDSGLRRLMMIYLPLGCFVIILLFPFYWMAITSFKPNAELLNYKDHNPFWISSPTLAHIKHLLFNTAYPRWLWTTMLVAIGSTTLSLIASTLAAYAIERLRFRGSPYVGLGIYLAYLVPPSILFIPLATVVVQFGLFDSPMALILVYPTFLVPFCTWLLIGYFKSIPYELEECALVDGATRLQILRRITLPLAVPGLISAGIFSFTLSWNEFIYALAFIQSGANKTVPVAILTELVTGDVYQWGALMAGSLLGSLPVAVFYSLFVDYYVSSLTGAVKE from the coding sequence ATGACTGATACCGTCGCTCAACCGGCTGTCGCGGACGCCAAGGCCGCGCCCGACACCATGGCCTGGGACTCCGGGCTGCGGCGGCTGATGATGATCTATCTGCCGCTCGGCTGCTTCGTGATCATCCTGCTGTTCCCGTTCTACTGGATGGCGATCACCTCGTTCAAGCCGAACGCGGAACTATTGAACTACAAGGACCACAATCCGTTCTGGATCTCCTCGCCGACGCTGGCGCACATCAAGCACCTCCTGTTCAACACCGCCTATCCGCGCTGGCTGTGGACCACGATGCTGGTTGCGATCGGATCGACGACGCTGTCGCTGATCGCGAGCACGCTGGCCGCCTATGCCATCGAACGCCTGCGCTTCCGCGGCAGTCCTTATGTCGGTCTCGGCATCTATCTGGCATATCTGGTGCCGCCGTCGATCCTGTTCATTCCGCTCGCCACCGTCGTGGTGCAGTTCGGCCTGTTCGACTCGCCGATGGCGCTGATCCTGGTCTATCCGACCTTCCTGGTGCCGTTCTGCACCTGGCTTCTGATCGGCTATTTCAAGTCGATCCCCTACGAGCTCGAGGAATGCGCGCTGGTCGACGGCGCCACACGGCTACAGATCCTGCGGCGGATCACGCTGCCGCTGGCGGTGCCCGGGCTGATCTCGGCCGGCATCTTCTCCTTCACGCTATCCTGGAACGAGTTCATCTACGCGCTCGCCTTCATCCAGAGCGGCGCCAACAAGACCGTGCCGGTCGCCATCCTGACCGAGCTCGTCACCGGTGACGTCTATCAGTGGGGAGCACTGATGGCGGGATCGCTGCTCGGCTCACTGCCGGTTGCGGTGTTCTACTCGCTGTTCGTCGACTATTACGTGTCCTCGCTGACGGGCGCGGTAAAGGAGTAG
- the hutX gene encoding heme utilization cystosolic carrier protein HutX, giving the protein MLNTDLAGLKAYMVDNPGAVIEDVARERKVTPRAVIEALPPSMVLVGGGEHFAAAMRDIAEWGEVTLIVHTDDAIFEFTGVIPAGEISRGYFNLMQPKGLHGHLRHERCAGVAFVERPFMGKASAFVAFVNADGGIMFKVFVGRDETRALRADQLARFRQLAHRIAAQPTA; this is encoded by the coding sequence ATGCTGAATACCGATCTCGCCGGTCTCAAGGCGTATATGGTCGACAATCCCGGCGCGGTCATCGAGGATGTCGCGCGAGAGCGGAAGGTCACCCCACGCGCGGTGATCGAGGCGCTGCCGCCATCGATGGTGCTCGTCGGCGGCGGCGAGCATTTCGCCGCTGCCATGCGGGACATCGCCGAATGGGGCGAGGTCACGCTGATCGTGCATACCGACGACGCGATCTTCGAATTCACGGGCGTCATTCCCGCGGGCGAGATCAGCCGCGGCTATTTCAACCTGATGCAGCCGAAAGGATTGCACGGCCACCTGCGCCACGAACGGTGCGCGGGCGTTGCGTTCGTCGAGCGTCCCTTCATGGGCAAGGCGTCGGCCTTCGTTGCCTTCGTCAATGCCGACGGCGGCATCATGTTCAAGGTGTTCGTCGGCCGGGACGAGACCCGGGCGCTGCGCGCGGACCAGTTGGCGCGGTTTCGGCAGCTCGCGCACCGGATCGCGGCGCAGCCCACCGCATAG
- a CDS encoding carbohydrate ABC transporter permease has product MSVTTFSPTALAHRQPSWLVRLFDYKPFLIVMCLAPAIGLLAVFLTYPLGLGIWLAFTDTTIGRRGIFIGLENFQYLLTDPLWWGAVFYSVFYTAIATFGKFALGFWLALLLNNHFPFKSLLRAIVLLPWIVPTVLSALAFWWIYDPQFSIISYLLVDVLHWRDSNIDFLGSPWPARFSLIAANIWRGIPFVAISLLAGLQTISPSLYEAAMLDGASAWQRFRYITFPMMMPILAIVMTFSIIFTFTDFQLVYAITRGGPVNSTHLLATLAFQRGIAGGELGEGAAIAVSMIPFLVFATLFSYFGLARRKWQQGESND; this is encoded by the coding sequence ATGTCCGTGACGACCTTCTCTCCTACGGCCCTCGCGCACCGGCAACCGAGCTGGCTGGTACGGCTGTTCGACTACAAGCCGTTCCTGATCGTGATGTGCCTTGCACCCGCGATCGGGCTGCTCGCCGTCTTCCTCACCTACCCGCTCGGTCTCGGCATCTGGCTGGCCTTCACCGACACCACGATCGGCCGGCGCGGCATCTTCATCGGGCTGGAAAATTTCCAGTACCTGCTCACCGATCCTCTGTGGTGGGGTGCGGTGTTCTACAGCGTGTTCTACACGGCGATCGCAACCTTCGGGAAATTTGCGCTCGGCTTCTGGCTCGCGCTGCTGCTCAACAACCATTTTCCGTTCAAGAGCCTGCTCCGCGCCATCGTGCTGCTGCCATGGATCGTGCCGACGGTTCTCTCGGCACTGGCGTTCTGGTGGATTTACGATCCGCAATTCTCGATCATCTCCTATCTCCTGGTCGACGTGCTGCACTGGCGCGACAGCAATATCGACTTCCTCGGCTCGCCCTGGCCGGCGCGGTTCTCGCTGATCGCGGCCAATATCTGGCGCGGCATCCCCTTCGTCGCGATCTCGCTGCTGGCGGGGCTTCAGACCATCTCGCCCTCGCTCTACGAGGCCGCGATGCTCGACGGCGCCAGCGCCTGGCAGCGCTTCCGCTACATCACCTTCCCGATGATGATGCCGATCCTCGCCATCGTCATGACCTTCTCGATCATCTTCACCTTCACCGATTTCCAGCTGGTCTATGCCATCACCCGCGGTGGCCCCGTGAACTCGACTCACCTGTTGGCGACGCTTGCCTTCCAGCGCGGCATCGCCGGCGGCGAGCTCGGCGAGGGTGCCGCGATCGCGGTGTCGATGATCCCGTTCCTGGTGTTCGCGACGCTGTTCTCATATTTCGGCCTGGCGCGCCGCAAATGGCAGCAGGGAGAGAGCAATGACTGA